One Hevea brasiliensis isolate MT/VB/25A 57/8 chromosome 5, ASM3005281v1, whole genome shotgun sequence genomic region harbors:
- the LOC110644410 gene encoding uncharacterized protein LOC110644410 codes for MEGFGFSDASSAVRKRRSTTSRRPRNDSQLPSDYHDISSLSSTPPSDSNIMKPEDGGFGESDEASNNGSFRGSNEQRHSGVDSRRCSEGVLAPANWKSTSSLGQSRVVSDGVGNDNKVKKVKLKVGGVIRTINAKSASDGASAVGSSSTRSSRFPDPQQKSIEDLEDNRSFASDKGSGLRGVPWKDFSRSSLTVGKADGLRGRMPEENLSSKQTDKYEPVRKSKRVPKKRLLDGVLDDEDEDEDDDEIRYLEKVKTSKITADYGAEYEDEQEERSRKQRKISKVLKRNVGGLYDADVGDHSSSRFGKEIKKSKSGRVSDDTDYVEEEEPGSDGEPTTKRKKPRKELVDLMEDSKKEMTVTTRQRALQTGKDGSSSFGASLIEFPNGLPPAPPKKQKEKLTEVEQQLKRAEALQRRRMQVERAARESEAEAIRKILGQDSSRKKREDKMKKRQEELAQEKAANAMILTSDHVRWVMGPSGTVVTFPNEIGLPSIFDPKPCRYPPPREKCAGPSCTNPYKYRDSKSKLPLCSLQCYKAIHDKMRTVSAC; via the exons ATGGAGGGTTTTGGGTTTAGTGATGCAAGCAGTGCTGTGAGGAAGAGGAGGAGTACTACATCTCGTCGTCCTCGGAATGACTCACAGTTGCCTTCTGATTACCATGATATCTCATCCTTATCATCCACGCCACCTTCAGACAGT AATATAATGAAGCCTGAAGATGGAGGATTTGGAGAATCTGATGAGGCTTCTAACAATGGTTCTTTTCGAGGAAGTAATGAGCAGAGGCACAGCGGAGTTGATTCTAGAAGATGCAGTGAAGGTGTTCTGGCCCCAGCTAATTGGAAAAGCACAAGCAGCTTGGGGCAGAGTAGAGTTGTTTCAGACGGAGTAGGAAATGACAATAAAGTGAAAAAGGTCAAGCTTAAGGTTGGTGGCGTCATACGCACTATTAATGCCAAGTCTGCATCTGATGGTGCATCTGCTGTTGGGTCTTCTTCTACCAGATCCTCCCGCTTCCCAGATCCCCAACAGAAGTCAATTGAG GATTTGGAGGATAATCGTTCCTTTGCTTCAGATAAGGGGAGTGGTTTGCGAGGAGTCCCATGGAAGGATTTCTCTAGAAGTAGTTTAACTGTTGGGAAAGCAGATGGTTTGAGGGGTAGGATGCCTGAAGAAAATCTCTCTTCGAAACAAACAGATAAGTATGAGCCAGTTCGTAAGAGCAAACGGGTCCCAAAGAAACGCTTATTGGATGGAGTGCTTGatgatgaagatgaagatgaagatgatgatgAGATTCGATACCTTGAAAAGGTCAAAACATCTAAGATCACTGCTGATTATGGTGCAGAATATGAAGACGAACAGGAAGAAAGAAGTAGGAAACAGCGGAAGATATCAAAGGTATTGAAAAGAAATGTTGGTGGTCTATATGATGCAGATGTTGGAGATCATAGCTCATCTAGATTTGGCAAGGAGATTAAGAAGAGTAAATCAGGGAGAGTATCTGATGATACTGACTATGTGGAAGAGGAAGAGCCAGGGTCTGATGGTGAGCCAACAACAAAGAGGAAGAAACCGAGAAAAGAATTAGTTGATTTAATGGAAGATTCTAAGAAAGAAATGACAGTTACCACACGTCAACGTGCACTTCAAACTGGCAAAGATGGCTCCTCCAGTTTTGGTGCTAGTTTAATCGAGTTCCCAAATGGGTTGCCTCCAGCTCCTCCTAAAA AGCAAAAAGAGAAACTCACTGAAGTGGAGCAGCAATTGAAGAGAGCTGAGGCTCTTCAAAGACGTAGGATGCAAGTGGAAAGGGCAGCTAGGGAATCAGAG GCGGAGGCAATCAGAAAAATACTTGGCCAAGATTCCAGTAGGAAGAAGCGAGAAGATAAAATGAAGAAACGGCAAGAAGAATTAGCTCAG GAGAAGGCTGCAAATGCCATGATTCTTACATCAGACCATGTTAGATGGGTCATGGGTCCTTCAGGAACAGTCGTAACATTCCCCAATGAGATAGGCTTGCCAAGTATATTTGACCCCAAGCCTTGCAG GTACCCTCCTCCCCGAGAGAAATGTGCAGGTCCATCCTGTACAAATCCTTACAAGTACAGGGATTCAAAGTCGAAGCTTCCACTGTGTAGTCTCCAATGCTACAAGGCAATACATGACAAGATGAGGACTGTTTCTGCCTGTTAA